The Tripterygium wilfordii isolate XIE 37 chromosome 5, ASM1340144v1, whole genome shotgun sequence DNA segment TTTATCTATATCTCCCCGCAGTTCGATGATCTGCTTGGCCATCGCCGCTTGGGCGACTGAAGCGATAGTGGGTCCCGCGAAAGGTGCAGCAGGAAAACGTGGTGGCTGTGGGAGTCTACTTCTTGGAGAACCGGTCAAATCTACAGGGGCATCCCTGTTAACATTTTACTGAATTTCTTCCATCGCAGGTCCCTTACCCTATGAAGTAGAAGTATCATATCCCCCGGGGGTACTCTCGGGAATAAACTGGGCACTCAAAGGATAAGGCAAAGGGTCTCTAGGAGGTGGTGTTTGTTCAAGGCGAGGAAAAGGTGGAATTTGGACTGAAGTGGGATCATGGCCTTGGGAAGTGGTTTGGCTTCTCAGCTGCGAAACCTCTTCGCGGAGTGCTGCGTTATCGACTGACATTGATTCTAACCGCGCATCCGTTTGCTGTTTGTTCTTCGACATGTCTTCTCTCATGGCTTGCATGAGTTCCAACAGCTGGTTGTTAGTGACCTCACTGGTATCAGCCATAATAGGAAGTTGCCGTGAAATCCTTCCGGCCAAATACTTGCAAAAGgccccctatctggcgcgccaaattgtaggagcagatttctacaatagttgaaagGTCTATCCttcttcctgtggggtccgtttgcagccttggatcctgcaagtttcacaacaaagcaaaccgtgaaagctccttaaccggcttggggggtgccggtcgtggaggctccgacgatcaagttagtacttgtcggagatggaagaccagctatagtcttaggtgttttgtctgaatagGTCTTTTCTGGAGTTGGTagcaagtgtttttttttctgtggTGTTGTCTAGTTAGTTTTTTAAAAACGTTCCCTCCCCTCCATATGAAAAGAGGGGGGTCTTAATAGAGAACGAGGATccacctcgggaattgtgtatCCATTCCAGTTATATCATTGGACCAAATTGTATGGAGGAAGTGTATAAAAAGTCTAttatcccggttgtgtcagggtaagcggtaaagcaacaatatgtcataattaagacaggtgtcgatgatagtatggaagttttgtaggcggtatttaatgaatagatacgtatatgaaagaaagccatacctaaggatgtgagctagtcacacctgtaaatatcggctgtagattagactgacaagaactgctttatgagtgaggtagtccgagtaatggcgcttaTAGGTGACGCcgccattactatgttctggcgactgtactgggtcgtcaacacctgcggatgctttgacacctagttccaacatgctaaggaaggatcataataaagtaaccagtctataaagctataaagatcctgtagataagtgtcagagaatatgacagttttggtgtcagaatactgtttataCTACGTAGCAAATAATGTTtagattgtatatggacccaaatGTTGGCTTTTAGGTTCGGGCCTAACTGTGATAGTTAACCTGGGGGCTTAGACAATCCAGCTTATCTTGTCGATGTGTGACCAGGTGGGgtcataccatttttggcacctacagtacctatttatttatttgtctttttttgtgtgtgtgtgtgtgcatgatGATGTAGTTCCATATCCTTTAGCGTATATAAGCTTAACTACTAGACTTACTTTATTTTCCGAATTTATCGCGCTTTCTCTGTATCAAAGAATTTGCAAAATTTCTCGAAATCAACGAGATAATTTGAGAAATCAATGCTATATGAAGCCGTTAttatgaatgaaaattttaaaaaactgaTTGAGCCATGTGTTTGTTCCATTGCAGGATATATGGGGCTGCATTGTCTTCCAGAAGATAGTATGTATAGAAACTACAATTTTGATATACACTTCTCTGATAAATCCAGTTTTACTGAATTATAGGTGTGCAATCAAAAAGGTTGTGGTGACCCTAACTACAAATCATGTATTTTAAAGTGGTTGGGATATCAGTTTGTTGAGGTTTGAGGGTTCATGATACATATACAATATGATCATGTTGTATTAGACTGAAAACATTAAGTTATCGACTTCGACATTGATTTTAGATCTTAGTTCATTTTTAATCCAAGTCCAGACCTTGGCCCCCACAATCCCTGTCGTTCTGGGTAGATTTCATTTATGCAGTCTATACATCATCTCTTGGTTATACCTCCTCCAGGTTCCCCTCGCAATATATGATCCGTTCTCACTAATAGAATGCAAGTTAAGTGCGAAAGTGCACTTATTATACATTTTGTGTACTTTTAACAGTGATGAATTTGCGTTTCTGTTTTCTTAATGTATGTGGCAAAAACATTTGTGGCCAACAAACTTTAGATGATATGAATATCTGTTTGATGAAGAAAGTTCCatttttttgttacatttaATTCTTAGTTCGCCATTGATTAGTATTATAACCTTTATTTGCAATAGCATCTTTTAATTGCTGTTAATTTATCTGTTTTTATTGTTACCCAACACTGTTGCTACATGCTAAAATCTATATGATATactgtcaaaactcaaaagatcTAGAAAGTTCAATATCTGATCAGGGTAGGGTTTTAAATACTTAATAGTACTTGGAGCTTGAATGTGGACAATTTATTTCATATTAGTTTGGGCTTATAATGGATCGATTTTATGGTTTGATATGGCAGAAGGTATAATATGATAATAAATTTGGGATAGTATATTTATAAAAACCCAtacattttaaattgatattGTGGTGTATTTAACCGCTCCCTAATAAAAAAATACCCTCCACTAATGTAACGACGTGTGACATCGAAGTACATCACATGGCACCAAGATGCCAAACTAACACATTATCGAGATAACGAATAGGCTCCCACTAAACTGCAGATCAAGGCACAACCGATGTGTAGAGCAAAGCAAATGGTACCTGAGAAGTCATCAAATAGTGCACCCGAGCAATGTGGCCAAAGAGAAGACATCTCGGCAAAATCGAGTGGCATCACCTCAAAAACCATGGGTGACCGTACATGTAGGAAATTGAGAATCATGAGGGAGTTGATGAGGTTCACCATCCAGAAAATCCTCTTAAAGATCAGGAAGAAAGAGATCTAATCCTACCAAAATTAGATTACTCATACTCATATAAAAGGAGTCATCCAGCGCCGGGTAAACGATCTAAAACTCTTAATTCTTGATTGATTGCTAAAAGCAATAGTTTTGAGCATCGAGCATACTCTATTCTCCTAATAACGTTTTCAATTAACTTGAGCGTTGAAACATCCTCCCTAAAAATTCACCTCGGGGATCCCTTAGCTCACATTTTATCCCAGGCAGATCATTGAAGCACAACCGAGAAGTCACTTACTAACTGTTAAACCGACCACCTGATACGTCGACATAACCAAGCGAGTTTTGATATGTCGGCATAACTGAGTGAGTTTTGAACATCAGGTTCCAAACAAATAATGTTTGAATCCAAATTCTAAGTGAGTATTGAAATAAATTATAATAGGGTTTTAATTTGCAATTTTTAATCATGGACTTTGTTAGCTGTTTAGTTATATAAAATTTTGGTGTATTTCTCGATCAAATCACGTAGTACATAGAAGAAATTAACACATATACCAAAGACACGTAATTATGTTCTTGAAAATATTCAATGATAATTGATAGTATTGTTATGAGAAATTATTGGGTGGTCCGGACACACAACATGATCAGTTGATGTGGTGTGTCCGGACCAATTAAATGGTCACAACTCAGTTGTCGATGACAGCTCATTATTGACCTGGCAAATTACTTGGGTGTCCAGGGGAGCAAAAGTGCAAAACCTCTGtcaatgatataaattttgaacataaaaaGTGGTCGCCAAAATAAACTATTCAACTTTCGAAAATGAATGTAAACCACTCAAATCATACACATAAGCGTCATAGTCTCCGATTCCTTGCTAATTTTCTCAAGCTCCCAAATTAGATTTTCCAGACGACCCCAAATTGAAGCGCTACTTCGCCATTTGCACAATACCCCTTGACAAACATGACGATCCGGTTGGTGTCAAGAAGATATTAATTTTGTGGATTTGGGTACTGATCAATCTTCGAGGCCTTCTCGGTTTGTGATCGACTTTGTTATGGAAATGGTGAAGGGTAAACTCACTATTTTGGCGCCTTCAAAGATATGAATGAGTTTCCGTGGCTCTGTCAAGCTTGGGGGTTATTATGATGTGCATTTGGGTTCTTTGCATATATGGTTTATGATCTTGGAAGTTGAGTATGTATGGTGTTTTTTAACACCTTGGTTTGAGTTTTTTTGGTGATGTTTGTTCACTTATGACTGCTCTTATAGTAGTTTGAGCTCATGCCTTCATGCCATGACAATGAGTTTTCCATGAAATTTTTTCTTAGGGTATGCCCCTCGTATCTTATACTTTAGTGTTTAATATATTTCTTGCTtactcaccaaaaaaaaaaaggttttaatGGCTGGCTGCCTTAGGGGATCCTCTCTTATGCTCTTTACTCTCCATAATTTCTGTCGGTTCTGCTCTCATGGTTGGTGGATAAATTATACTGGGAAGAGCTTCTCTCTCTGTCTGTATGTGTGTGCAATTATTTACTTGGGTATGTTTATTTGTCTTCCTGGTTGTAAGATTTGCAAGTCTGTCCGATAGTTAATCTGAAAAATGCTTATTAAAGGATAaagcttcattttcttgctttttgcTAGAAAATGCTTATTAAATGAGTAAATGACAAGCCTGGGCTGCTATTTGTCGTAATTCTATTGGGTGTGGCACACCATGTCAGCGTGTGACGTGGTGTGGCCGGACCACCCAATAACCTATCGTATGGTTATACGTGAAGTGAACTTTAAATTATCTCTTGGATGTAGCTTTTTGTATATAAAGTGGGGATTCCATTAATTTCATTTAACAGTGTTGTTTTCCTTTCTCCGATATTCTGTTCCTTCTTTTGCCTCTAGAAAAATCATGCTCTTGTACCCAAAATACTTTTTCATCCCCATTCCGAAGTCTCTTTCTCCAATTTAAAGCAAATTCTCAAGAAACTACTTGAATCCATACATGCTTACAAAAGATTCGTGTTCATTATAACTTGAGATGTCCAGCTTGATATGGATTGTTGATACTTTTGCTAAAGCACGAAGTTTTGTTTATATACCAAACCGACAACTCAAGCAACCCAAATAGTGTCGAGCTACTTTCTCTACATAGATCAATAACACACTCTATTTAAGCCTAAGattttttccattttcttcATCAGCCAGTAATTCTTTGATTACTCCAACGGGCGATTGGATATGGATCGTGAATTCTACAGGGTCTCGGCCTCTCGTATAACTGTAGTTGCTCATGTTTTTGGCATCTTAGCTTTCATTTTAATGTTGGTTTGGTTATTGCATTATCGTGGGGGCATTGAGTATGATTCTGACAATCCTGACCGAGTTTTCAATGTAAACGATTGCTTCACTATTCCCTTAATCTCTCGTAAGAGTTTGCTGAATAAGACTAATGTCGTTAATTTCACTGCAGGTTCACCCATTTCTTATGTACTGTGGATTCATTTTTCTAGCTGGTGAAGGTAGGCTCCGGTAACTTCTcattttatcattatttaattGCAAATTTTGGTTAAAGAACAAAAATTTCCCAATTCAACTTGAGCAGCAATGATGGCATACAAGACAGTAATCGCGACACATCCAGTACAGAAGTTTGTTCACATGATGCTTCACTTCTCTGCAATTGTACTCGGAATTGTAGGAATATGTGCAGTTTTCAGGTTCCACGATATGAAGCATGCGGAGGATTTGTACAGCTTACACTCCTGGATCGGCCTAGGCACCTTCATCGTCTTCGGCTTACAGGTACAAGCAatagttttcttttatttcattCCTTGACACTGAAATTAGAATCtcatttaagttttgttttaTTGTAGTGGATGTTTGGATTGGCGACATTCATGGCTCCAGGATCTTCAATGGAATCAAGAGCAAGAATGCTACCGTGGCACATATGCGGAGGCAGAGCACTCCTGTACATGGCAACATGTGCAGCTCTTACTGGAATGATGGAAAAATATGGATTTCTTGATTTAGGACCTGACAGTCGTGAATCAAGATTGATGAACTTCACTGCACTATTTATACTCCTCTTTGGCGTCTTTGTCGATCTTTCTGTTGCTCTTGCGCGTTATGTGTGATTGATGATGCTCGTTTTGTTCATACCTTAATCATTAAGGTTTTGATTGGtgtgtaattttctttttttgattgattgatgtgTAATTGAGAAGGTATATGATTATTTAACAAgtgtgtaattttattttttctggtTGATTGATGTGTAACTGAGAACGTATATGATTATGTAATTTGTTGTATTTTGTTTGATGTTCAGACTGAGTTATGTTAGAGATGTTTAAAATCGATGAAGTCAGTAATAATTCACAAGTTTCTCTCGTAGAAGATTTTTTAtaatacaatcaaaatcaatatttctattttgtaaaatttttagTCAATTGGCAGtgtgttgtgttttgatcaACGTGAATTGAATTGTAGAAAAGTGTTTAGCGCATGACTAAAAAAATTACTTGATATGCAATTTAGTATTTGAGATGTACAAAACTGCTGTGAAGTGAATTAAAAGATTATTcacaaatttataattatttagttatttttatAGTTAATATGTGTTGGGTTATTGTCTTATTGACTAAATCAACAAATGTTGACCTTATCTTGATGCAATCTAAAAAACACAAGGAGTTTCTCTAACACCGAATTATCATCAACTTTCATGTTAGAGAACTCAAGTAGGTCAGGTCAAGCTTACCATAGACAACCGTACCAGAATTCCAGTGAGTTCAGGCTTTGAAGGATTTCAAGACCCCAGTTTGGAGGGTCTCATGGTCGCTGACTGGCAATCTATTGGCTGTGGCTGATGGGAATAACAATGTGAGTTTGTGGAAAGAAGCAGTTGATGGAGAGTGGCAGCAAGTGTCTACTGTTGAGCTATAGATTTCATGAAGTTTAGCCCTATAAACCATTTTATGTCTGGTGGGTTTGTCAAGTGCTAGGCAGTTAATGAACCGTATTTCTATTGTTTATTGTTTCTGTCAGTTTGGGTACGAAAACGTTTAAGGTTGATTCAAGTATAATATTTTGTCTTTTATGTGGTATAACAGCTGTTGCTGGTCAGTTTGCTTTTGTTTCAGAGATTGGAATTTGAGGCAATTGGACGACCATATTCTCTCTACTTAGTTAaatatagaagaagaagaacaagaacggGCACTTCAAAGAGGCCATCGCAACTTGTTTGGTTTGCAAACCATGGTTGCAGCTCAGCAACCAGAATTCTTCATCCAAAATTGAACCATGATACATTCAAATTATTGGAATAACAATTTTCACCTCGATTTTCTTGGTAAGAAACCTATGAAGATAGGTTCCCTCCAATGAAAACAAAACTGCCTTCGGAACAGAACCACTTTGATTGAGGTCAGTTACTGATTTGTGAAACATGACCAGTTATATATTTTTCAACAATTCAAACCAAAATCAACTTCTTTTCAATCCAAAGGACAAGATTTGAGAACATTTTTCCTAGCATGAGCTTAATTTGACGTCGCAGGTTCTTCATTTGACAAAACGGCACAAAAATTAACCTATTACTTGTAGAgaagaaagtaagaaacaacAGCCAACATAGTAAACTAAGCACAAGTGAGAATTCTGATCAAAATGGGAGAAGCTTTCAGCGGTTGCCGATGCGTATATCGCTATACAAAAAGTGAATACTATGATGAGTAACAAGTCTGGACAAAAGTGAAATTCAAAtcgaagagagaaaaaaataataactcaGAGCTTCAAAGTAAGATCAGGTGACGATGTATCTGTTGGTAGTGGAGGTACCACTGCTACCAAATTCATGTTTGTGCTCTGAACGAACTTGATACCTATATCACCATCTACACCCTCCCCCACTTGCCGAAAACTCCCAGGCCAGAATGGTACGAAATCATCATCGTCTTCCATTAGCATTGGCATCCCATAATAGCCTTCCTCAAACCTCACTCTACCTCTCGAATCAAGAGGCCTATGTGATGGTACCACACCATGGTGCACTGCAGCATGAGCTTTGATTCCAAGGGACCGAAACACAGAACCGTGAAGTGGTAGCGATGCCAAGCTAGTATACCTATCAGAATATATTCCCATCCGCATTGCCCGCTTAGCCATTGTGCGTTCCCTCTTATGAGCATTCTGGTGGCCTCCTAGTGCCTGTGAGCTGTAGAACTTGCGCCTACAGTAATTGCAAGAGAAAACTCTGGGGATTGTTGATGCATTGACTGAAGCAGCTACTTCAATGCTAGTCTCACCAATGCCCTTCAACTTAACATCAGTGGAGTTAAAATTGAGTGTTAGATCAAGTGATACAGGCATTGGATTTGGTTGAAGTTCAATGATTGTGATAGATGAAGATGTGGTTGCACCATCCTTTGAAGGATCAGGGGATGGTTCTTGCTTTGATAAATTGGATGCTACTTGACTGCAGGCTTCAGATTCATTTTCAGAATCCAAGTTAGCGGTTGGAGCCACCATCTTTAGCTAATGCAGCGTAAAAACCTTTTATAAGAGCTATCAGAGAAGAACTGAACAAAATTGAGTCGGTTCTTCACCTGCAAGTATAGAATTATATCAAGAGCAATAcaaaaaaatagggaaaaatgGTATAGGCACACGAGAAAGAGAGATTATGAAAATGACTAGGGACATATTAGAACCAAGAAACCATGCTATGCACCACAAGAGAAAACTTGCACACCATATTCAGCATAATAGAGACCATCATTATCAACCATGGAGACATTGCTATTTGAGAGTGCACAAGCCCTGACGAGAGTATATAATTCCCTTACTTGCTTCATTTGACAGTACAGCACTTGCACATATTCAACAGAGAACAAGAGAAAACCTGTCGTCCTAATAGACATCACCCAGCGACCTGAGTATATAATCCTTGGCAACAAAGTTCATTGAACCTCATCATTATACACTAACCTTCAACATAATTTGCATGTCTTCTGGAGAGCTCAAATCAACAAATCCTCATCAGGTACAGCATAACTTAGACGTAATACAGCAAAAGAAATAGTACTTGATATTTAATGTACTTTTCAagcaacaaacaagaaagagcTGACTAACAAGAAACAACTAACCGGGGATCAGGATTTTAACTCCCTAAGTTTCTAGGGTTTGTCTACTTTCCTATGATAAAAGGTAAATGAGGTGGAATAAAGGAGTTAGTAAACAAACATGAACATTAGGTGGGACAACTTAAAAACCCTCCACCACGCTGCTAAAGAACATACGAGAACTTGAAAACATGAAAATATAGAAACTTATTCGTGACAAATTGATTTAAGCTTGTTTCGCAGATTCATTGTATCTGCAAGCTCTAAAACTTATATGGACTTTAAGCAACAACTACAGATATGCAAAGGTGTCACAAACAGGACTTCAGATAAAATGTTTCCTCATCCTGAAAATGCAAGTTATCAATCACTAATGAAGCATACAAACATTGCCTTTTGCCTTTGTAAGCCATATCAAAAAAATCTAGCATTCTAGGATCAGATTATcgtattttgatttttcaataatACATGCAGTATAGAAATCATAATGATCGCAACAAAGTACAAAAAAATTACAGGTGGTTATCTCTCACTTGGAATGGTTTCTGAATAAAGATCAAGTGTTGGGTTCATGC contains these protein-coding regions:
- the LOC119998990 gene encoding probable transmembrane ascorbate ferrireductase 3, which codes for MDREFYRVSASRITVVAHVFGILAFILMLVWLLHYRGGIEYDSDNPDRVFNVHPFLMYCGFIFLAGEAMMAYKTVIATHPVQKFVHMMLHFSAIVLGIVGICAVFRFHDMKHAEDLYSLHSWIGLGTFIVFGLQWMFGLATFMAPGSSMESRARMLPWHICGGRALLYMATCAALTGMMEKYGFLDLGPDSRESRLMNFTALFILLFGVFVDLSVALARYV
- the LOC119998778 gene encoding zinc finger protein 7-like, coding for MVAPTANLDSENESEACSQVASNLSKQEPSPDPSKDGATTSSSITIIELQPNPMPVSLDLTLNFNSTDVKLKGIGETSIEVAASVNASTIPRVFSCNYCRRKFYSSQALGGHQNAHKRERTMAKRAMRMGIYSDRYTSLASLPLHGSVFRSLGIKAHAAVHHGVVPSHRPLDSRGRVRFEEGYYGMPMLMEDDDDFVPFWPGSFRQVGEGVDGDIGIKFVQSTNMNLVAVVPPLPTDTSSPDLTLKL